The nucleotide window TCGGGATATCTAAACAAAATCTAAATTTCGCCTTGAAATCAAATTTTTTACCCCCAGATTGACGTTCTGTTAGAAGCAAAGCGGAATACATCATCATGAGCAATGAAGAAATTGAAAAGCCAGAAGTAGAAGCGAGTGAGCAAGCTGAAACTGAGGCATCATCAGAAACAGAAAAAACAACAGAGCAGTTGTTGGAAGAAGCACAAAAACAAGCAGAAGAAAACTGGAACCAGGTGTTATTAGCTCGTGCTGATCTGGAAAATGTTCGTCGCCGTCATGCTCGGGACCTGGAAAATGCCCATAAACACGCTTTAGATAAGTTTGTGAATGAGCTTTTACCCATTTGTGACAGCCTTGAACTTGGCTTAAATGCGGCTAAGTCAGAATCAGCGACGCTAGATGCAGTTCGCGATGGTATGAGTATGACCATGAAAATGTTACTCGATAATATTGGCAAGCTTGGTTTGGAACAGGTTGATCCTGTGGGCCAACCGTTTGACCCTGAGTTACACCAGGCTGTGTCTATGCAACCTGCCGATGGCATTGAAGCCAACCATGTCATTAGCGTGATGCAGAAAGGTTATAGCTTCAATGGCCGTTTACTTCGACCGGCAATGGTTGTGGTCTCTCAATAAAAATACATTCGGGGGCTTGAAATTTTAATTTTATCCCCCAATTACTTATCCGAAGGCGGCTTAAATAGCCAGCAAGATACAAGATTGATGGAGTATAAAAATGGGAAAAATTATTGGTATTGACTTAGGAACAACAAATTCCTGTGTCGCAGTGATGGAAGATGGCAAAGCACGCGTTATCGAAAACAGCGAAGGCGATCGCACTACGCCATCAATCATTGCTTTTACAAAAGATGACGAAGTCTTAGTTGGTCAGTCTGCAAAACGTCAGGCGGTCACTAATCCAAACAATACACTGTACGGTATCAAACGTTTGATTGGCCGTAAGTTTAAAGAAGATGTCGTTCAGCGTGACATCGATATGGTGCCCTACAAAATCGTTGAAGCAGACAATGGCGATGCCTGGGTGTCTGTTAACGATAAAAAAATGGCACCACCTGAAATTTCAGCACGTGTTCTGATGAAAATGAAGAAAACCGCTGAAGAATTCCTGGGTGAACCTGTCACAGAAGCGGTGGTCACTGTGCCTGCTTACTTCAACGACTCACAACGTCAGGCAACCAAAGACGCGGGTAAAATTGCCGGTCTGGAAGTTAAACGTATTATCAACGAACCAACCGCTGCTGCACTGGCATACGGCATGGACAAAAAACGCGGCGATTCTACCGTTGTTGTTTATGACCTAGGTGGTGGTACATTCGACGTATCAATCATTGAGATTGCGGATATTGAAGGCGAACACCAATTTGAAGTATTAGCCACTAATGGTGATACCTTCTTAGGTGGTGAAGATTTCGACCAACGCATCATTGATTATTTAGTGGCTGAGTTCAAAAAAGATCAAGGTGTTGACCTGGCAAAAGATCCATTGGCTCTGCAACGTCTGAAAGATGCGGCTGAAAAAGCGAAGATCGAACTGTCTTCAAGCCAGCAAACAGATATTAACCTGCCTTACATCACCGCGGATGCATCAGGTCCTAAACACATGGAAATGCGTCTAACACGTGCTAAGTTGGAATCATTGGTTGAAGACCTGATTTCACGCAGCATGGAGCCATGTAAAATGGCACTGAAAGATGCTGGCCTATCTACATCTGAAATCAACGATGTGATTTTAGTCGGTGGTCAAACCCGCATGCCTAAAGTGCAGGAAGCGGTTAAAGAAATGTTTGGTAAAGAGCCTCGTCGTGATGTGAACCCTGACGAAGCGGTTGCAGTGGGTGCTGCTATCCAGGCAGCGGTGCTTTCAGGTGATGTTAAAGACGTATTGTTACTTGACGTCACGCCACTGAGCCTGGGTATTGAAACCATGGGTGGTGTGATGACTAAACTGGTTGAGAAAAACACCACGATTCCGACAAAAGCGAATCAAGTGTTCTCAACAGCAGAGGACAATCAACCCGCGGTAACCATTCATGTGCTTCAAGGTGAGCGTGAAATGGCATCAGCGAATAAATCACTGGGTCGTTTTGACTTGGCAGATATTCCTCCTGCTCCACGTGGTACACCGCAAATCGAAGTGACATTTGATATTGATGCTAACGGTATTCTTAACGTATCAGCAGCAGATAAAGCGACAGGCAAAAAACAATCTATCGTGATTAAAGCGTCTAGTGGCTTATCTGATGAAGAAGTTGAGAAAATGGTGAAAGATGCAGAAGCGCATGCGGATGAAGATCGTAAATTCCATGAGCTAGTGACTGCACGTAACCAAGCTGATGCATTAATTCACGGCACAGAAAAATCACTTAAAGATTTAGGTGATAAAGTTGAAGCTGATGAAAAAGCAAAAATTGAATCAGCGATCGCCGCTTTACAAGAAGCGATTAAAGGCGAAGACAAAGACGACATTGAAGCAAAAACAACCGCTTTAAGTGAAGTCGCTGGCAAGTTAGCAGAACGTGCTTATGCAGAAAATGCAGAAGCCGGTGCTGATGCAGGTCAAGCCGACAGTGCAAAAGCAGGTGATGACGTCGTTGACGCTGAGTTTGAAGAAGTTGACGACGACAACAAAAAATAATCTTTAACGAGATTATGTTGAGCATGGCAAACAGGCGTCAGGAATTTCCGGCGCCTGTTTTGTCGTTTTAGGTAGTTGGGAAAAAGAATAATGGCCAAAAGAGACTATTACGAAGTTTTAGAATTATCACGCACGGCGACTGAAGCTGAAATCAAAAAAGCCTATCGTCGCATGGCGATGAAATATCATCCGGACAGAAATCCCGATGATGCTGAAGCTGAGTCCAAGTTTAAGGAAGCCAAAGAAGCCTACGAAATTTTATCTGATAGTCAAAAACGTGCTGCCTATGATCAGTTTGGTCATGAGGGTGTGGATCAATCCATGGGTGGAGGATTCAGAAGTAGTGGCGGCTTCAGCGATATTTTTGGTGATGTATTTAATGATATTTTCGGCGGTGGTGGCGGTGGCCGACAGCAGGCTTATCGCGGTGCTGATTTAAGATACCGTCTTGATTTGTCATTGGAAGATGCCGTTGCCGGAACCACGGCGAAGATACGTATTCCGGTCAATGTTGAATGTAACACCTGTGATGGCAGTGGTGCCAAGAAAGGCACACAGCCTGTTACCTGTACCACCTGTGGTGGTCATGGTCAGGTACGTATTCAGCAAGGATTCTTCACCATGCAACAGCCGTGTCCTCATTGTCGGGGCACAGGTAAAATGATTAAAGAGCCTTGCCCAGACTGTCATGGTGAGGGGCTGGTTCAGGAAGAAAAAACACTGCAAGTGAAAGTCCCTGCTGGTGTCGATACAGGCGACCGTATCCGTCTGGCGGGTGAAGGTGAAGCGGGTACTCACGGTGCCCCTGCTGGTGATTTGTATGTGGAAGTGTCAGTCAGCCGACATGATGTCTTCACTCGTGATGGTACAAATTTATTTTGCGATGTGCCATTGAGTTTTGTCACTGCGGCATTGGGCGGTGAAGTGGAAGTACCGACCTTGGAAGGCAAAGCCAATCTGAAGATTCCAGAAGGCACGCAAACTGGCCAGCAATTCCGCCTGAAAGGTAAAGGTGTGCAGTCAGTTCGTGGTGGTGCAACCGGCGATCTTTTATGTCGGGTTATTATCGAAACCCCCGTGAAGTTATCAAAAAAACAGAAAGAATTACTGCAAGAGTTTGAGGGCGATCTGAAAGGGGGCGGTGAAAAGCACAACCCGAAACATAGCTCCTGGCTGGATGCGGTAAAACGTTTTTTTGAATAATATGATGTGCAGACATCATCAGGCGAAATGAAAAAGGAATAATTATGGCCACTAAGATTGCGATTAATGGCGCTGCTGGCAGAATGGGGCGTTGCCTGATTCAGGCAGTTGAACAGACTGAAGGTTTAGAACTCAGTGCGGCGATAGATCGCGCCGATTCCTCGCTAATAGGCGCTGATGCAGGTGAAGTTGCAGGCGTAGGTAAACTTGGTATTGCGATTAGCTCGGATATCGAACAAGCCACGAAAGACTCCGACATCATAATTGATTTTACTTTGCCTGAAGTCACAATGGCTTTATTACCTGCTTGTGTTGCTCACCAATGTCGACCGGTTATCGGTACAACCGGTTTTGATGCAGACCAAAAACAAGCGATCGAAGATGCGGCAAAGCAAATAGCGACGATTTTGGCACCCAATATGAGTGTTGGGGTGAACCTGTCATTAAAATTATTGGATATTGCCGCACGTGTCTTAGGTGACGATGTCGACATTGAAATTGTTGAAGCACACCACCGCCATAAAGTTGATGCGCCATCGGGCACCGCATTGCGTATGGGTGAAGTGGTTGCCGATGCTTTAGGTCGTGATCTTAAACAGTGTGCTGTTTATGGTCGTGAAGGACGTACCGGAGAACGTGATAGAAATACGATTGGGTTTGCCACGATTCGCGCAGGCGATATTGTGGGTGACCATACAGTTATGTTTGCCGCCGAAGGTGAACGTGTAGAGATTACTCATAAAGCCTCTAGTCGTATGACATTTGCTTTTGGTGCCATGCGTGCATCTAGCTGGCTAATGCAGAAGCAAAATGGGTTGTTTGATATGCAGGATGTCTTAGGTTTATCTTAAATTCTGACTGACAATTTTCTGTTAGAGCTCTGCTTCTGATCTCTAAATTTCTTTACCAATACCCTGCTTCATGCAGGGTATTGTACTTTTCTCTTAACTTACTTATATAATCGAACCAACGCATTAACAGGTTGGATTGATGGCACCACATGCTCAGATTCTCATAGTTGACGATGTCCCTGACAATATTCAGGTCGCTATGAATTTGCTGAGAGAAGACAGTTATGAGTTTTCTTTTGCCAATAGTGGCGAAAAAGCATTATCAATTCTCAATAGTGATGATGCTGATTTTGACCTTATTCTGCTCGATATAATGATGCCTGGTATCGATGGTTATGAAACCTGTAAACGCATAAAGGCTAGCTCACAATATCAGGATATTCCTATCATATTCCTCACGGCCAAAGCCGATGTTGACTCGATTGCCAAGGCATTTCAGGCTGGCGGGGTCGATTATGTGACCAAACCGTTTCATGCTGCTGAGCTGTTAGCACGTGTCAGAACCCATATCCAGCTATACCAAACCAAAAAGTGGCTCGAACAACAAAATATTGACCTTGAGACAAAATCCCGTTTCGCCCAGGCTCGATTATTATCTGAATTAGAAAACAGCCAAAAAGAATTAATCTGGTTTTTAACTGAGCTGATGGAATCGACATCAGATGAAACAGGCAAACACATACGTCGTGTGGCAGAAATCTCAGCATTATTGGCAAAACTTCATCCGACATTAACCGATATGGATGCAGATACCCTTTATCATGCTTCACCGATGCACGATATCGGTAAGATGACAGTGCCTCATGAGATTCTTCATAAGCCAGGGAAATATACGCCGGAAGAGTTTGAGATCATGAAATCGCATACCACTAATGCCTATAAATTATTGTCTGGTTCCAAACGTAAATTAATTAAATCAGCGGCGATTATTGCTCATCAACATCATGAAAAATGGGATGGCAGTGGCTATCCGAGAGCGCTAAAGGGCGATGATATCCACATATATGGTCGTATCGTGGCATTAGCGGATGTGTTTGATGCCTTAACCCATCAACGTTGTTATAAACCTGCCTGGTCTGTGAATGAGGCTATTGAGTTCATTAAAGAACAGCGAGGTCTTCACTTTGATCCTGAATTAGTGGACTTGATGATACAGAATCTTGATAAGTTTGCTGAAATAGTGAAATAGAAGCATATAAGATGAATGATGATTTAATAACAAAAAGAATGATGTTTATCACTTTGTTCTTTCTGTTATTAAATGTGGTCGTTACTTTGTTTAGCTCGACTGTTATGGCGGATAACGAAACGGTTAAAACACAGTATCAGACACCAGTATTACTAACGCAGGAAGAAATTGACTGGATAGAAACACATCCAGTAGTGATTGTCGGTGGAGGCGCTGAGTGGCCACCCTACGATTTTATTGATTCGAAAGGCCAGTATCAGGGTATAGCTAGAGACTACCTTAATATTATTTCATCGTTAACCGGTTTGAA belongs to Methylophaga thalassica and includes:
- the grpE gene encoding nucleotide exchange factor GrpE, yielding MSNEEIEKPEVEASEQAETEASSETEKTTEQLLEEAQKQAEENWNQVLLARADLENVRRRHARDLENAHKHALDKFVNELLPICDSLELGLNAAKSESATLDAVRDGMSMTMKMLLDNIGKLGLEQVDPVGQPFDPELHQAVSMQPADGIEANHVISVMQKGYSFNGRLLRPAMVVVSQ
- the dapB gene encoding 4-hydroxy-tetrahydrodipicolinate reductase, translating into MATKIAINGAAGRMGRCLIQAVEQTEGLELSAAIDRADSSLIGADAGEVAGVGKLGIAISSDIEQATKDSDIIIDFTLPEVTMALLPACVAHQCRPVIGTTGFDADQKQAIEDAAKQIATILAPNMSVGVNLSLKLLDIAARVLGDDVDIEIVEAHHRHKVDAPSGTALRMGEVVADALGRDLKQCAVYGREGRTGERDRNTIGFATIRAGDIVGDHTVMFAAEGERVEITHKASSRMTFAFGAMRASSWLMQKQNGLFDMQDVLGLS
- a CDS encoding HD domain-containing phosphohydrolase codes for the protein MAPHAQILIVDDVPDNIQVAMNLLREDSYEFSFANSGEKALSILNSDDADFDLILLDIMMPGIDGYETCKRIKASSQYQDIPIIFLTAKADVDSIAKAFQAGGVDYVTKPFHAAELLARVRTHIQLYQTKKWLEQQNIDLETKSRFAQARLLSELENSQKELIWFLTELMESTSDETGKHIRRVAEISALLAKLHPTLTDMDADTLYHASPMHDIGKMTVPHEILHKPGKYTPEEFEIMKSHTTNAYKLLSGSKRKLIKSAAIIAHQHHEKWDGSGYPRALKGDDIHIYGRIVALADVFDALTHQRCYKPAWSVNEAIEFIKEQRGLHFDPELVDLMIQNLDKFAEIVK
- the dnaJ gene encoding molecular chaperone DnaJ — its product is MAKRDYYEVLELSRTATEAEIKKAYRRMAMKYHPDRNPDDAEAESKFKEAKEAYEILSDSQKRAAYDQFGHEGVDQSMGGGFRSSGGFSDIFGDVFNDIFGGGGGGRQQAYRGADLRYRLDLSLEDAVAGTTAKIRIPVNVECNTCDGSGAKKGTQPVTCTTCGGHGQVRIQQGFFTMQQPCPHCRGTGKMIKEPCPDCHGEGLVQEEKTLQVKVPAGVDTGDRIRLAGEGEAGTHGAPAGDLYVEVSVSRHDVFTRDGTNLFCDVPLSFVTAALGGEVEVPTLEGKANLKIPEGTQTGQQFRLKGKGVQSVRGGATGDLLCRVIIETPVKLSKKQKELLQEFEGDLKGGGEKHNPKHSSWLDAVKRFFE
- the dnaK gene encoding molecular chaperone DnaK; this translates as MGKIIGIDLGTTNSCVAVMEDGKARVIENSEGDRTTPSIIAFTKDDEVLVGQSAKRQAVTNPNNTLYGIKRLIGRKFKEDVVQRDIDMVPYKIVEADNGDAWVSVNDKKMAPPEISARVLMKMKKTAEEFLGEPVTEAVVTVPAYFNDSQRQATKDAGKIAGLEVKRIINEPTAAALAYGMDKKRGDSTVVVYDLGGGTFDVSIIEIADIEGEHQFEVLATNGDTFLGGEDFDQRIIDYLVAEFKKDQGVDLAKDPLALQRLKDAAEKAKIELSSSQQTDINLPYITADASGPKHMEMRLTRAKLESLVEDLISRSMEPCKMALKDAGLSTSEINDVILVGGQTRMPKVQEAVKEMFGKEPRRDVNPDEAVAVGAAIQAAVLSGDVKDVLLLDVTPLSLGIETMGGVMTKLVEKNTTIPTKANQVFSTAEDNQPAVTIHVLQGEREMASANKSLGRFDLADIPPAPRGTPQIEVTFDIDANGILNVSAADKATGKKQSIVIKASSGLSDEEVEKMVKDAEAHADEDRKFHELVTARNQADALIHGTEKSLKDLGDKVEADEKAKIESAIAALQEAIKGEDKDDIEAKTTALSEVAGKLAERAYAENAEAGADAGQADSAKAGDDVVDAEFEEVDDDNKK